In Pseudomonas coleopterorum, the genomic window TGGCCTGGCGTGGTGGTCAGCGATATCCGCATGCCGGGCATCGACGGCCTGCAATTGCTCGAACAACTGCATGCCCGCGATACCGAGCTGCCGGTCCTGCTGATCACCGGGCACGGCGACGTGCCGCTGGCCGTGCAGGCCATGCGCGCCGGGGCCTACGACTTCCTCGAAAAACCGTTCGCCAGCGACGCGCTGCTCGACAGCGTACGCCGCGGCCTGGCCGTACGCCGCCTGGTGCTGGACAACCGCAGCCTGCGCATGGCCCTGAGCGATCGGCAGCAATTGAGTACGCGACTGGTCGGCCAGTCGGCCTCCATGGCACGCCTGCGCGAGCAGATCGGCGCGCTGGCCGGGACCCGCGCCGACGTGCTGATCCTGGGTGAAACCGGCGCCGGCAAGGAGGTCGTGGCGCGCGCCCTGCACGACCTGTCCAGCCGCCGCAGCGGGCCTTTCGTGGCGATCAACGCCGGCGCCCTCGCCGAATCGGTGGTGGAAAGCGAGCTGTTCGGCCATGAGCCCGGCGCCTTCACCGGCGCGCAGAAACGCCGCATCGGCAAGTTCGAGTTCGCCAACGGCGGCACCCTGTTCCTGGACGAAATCGAAAGCATGAGCCTGGACGTACAGGTCAAGCTGCTGCGCCTGCTGCAGGAACGGGTGGTCGAACGCCTGGGGGGCAACCAGCAGATCCGCCTGGATATCCGGGTGATCGCCGCGACCAAGGAAGACCTGCGCCAGGCCGCCGATCAGGGACGCTTCCGCGCCGACCTGTATTACCGCCTCAATGTCGCCTCGCTGCGCATCCCGCCCTTGCGCGAGCGGGGCGAAGACGTGCTGACGCTGTTCCAGTACTACGCCGATGCCGCGGCCGAACGCCACGGCGTGCTGGCCAACGAACTCTCCGCAGCGCAACGCGCGTTGTTGTTGCGACACAGCTGGCCGGGCAACGTGCGCGAACTGCAGAACGCTGCCGAGCGCTTCGCCCTGGGCCTGGAGCTGGCGCTGGACAACGGCGAGCCCGGCCCGGTGGAGATGACCCGCACGGTCACGGGCGGGCTCAGCGATCAAGTCGAGCATTTCGAACGCGCCTTGATTGCGGCCGAGATGAGCCGCTCGCACACTTCCGTTCGCAGCCTGGCCGAAGCCCTCGGCATCCCCCGCAAGACCTTGCACGACAAGCTGCGCAAGCACGGCCTGAGCT contains:
- a CDS encoding sigma-54-dependent transcriptional regulator, whose product is MTSDSAIDSKIQVVLIDDDPHLRQALSQTLDLAGLKVLALADAQGLSARIERDWPGVVVSDIRMPGIDGLQLLEQLHARDTELPVLLITGHGDVPLAVQAMRAGAYDFLEKPFASDALLDSVRRGLAVRRLVLDNRSLRMALSDRQQLSTRLVGQSASMARLREQIGALAGTRADVLILGETGAGKEVVARALHDLSSRRSGPFVAINAGALAESVVESELFGHEPGAFTGAQKRRIGKFEFANGGTLFLDEIESMSLDVQVKLLRLLQERVVERLGGNQQIRLDIRVIAATKEDLRQAADQGRFRADLYYRLNVASLRIPPLRERGEDVLTLFQYYADAAAERHGVLANELSAAQRALLLRHSWPGNVRELQNAAERFALGLELALDNGEPGPVEMTRTVTGGLSDQVEHFERALIAAEMSRSHTSVRSLAEALGIPRKTLHDKLRKHGLSFGGGEEHE